The Halomonas elongata DSM 2581 DNA segment CCATGACGCCGGCGGCAAAGTTGGCGAGCGAGCCCTGCAGCGCCAGCCCGATCGCCAGGCCGGCGGCACCGAGTACCGCGATCAGCGAGGTGGTCTGGATACCGAGCTGACCGATCGCCGCCAGCACCACGGCGAACATCAGCAACACATAGAAGATGTTGCCCGCGAACGTCACGATCAACGGATCGGTCTTGGCCCGCTTCATGGCCTTGGTCACCAGGCGATGCAACAACTTGGCAACCCAGCGCCCGATCACGAAGATCGCGATGGCCGCCACCAGGTTGATCGCGAAGCTCGTTCCCTGCACCTGCAGGAACTCCACTGCCTGCTGCAATTCCATATCGCCTCCCTTGCTTCTGCCTCAATGAAAGAATGGTTCCTGCGGATGGCATGTTCTCAGGCGTCCACGCGGCGCTCCGCCACCCAGCGCCGCTTGCCCTGTGCCGACATCCGCTTGACGCCGGCTTCGAGTCGCAGCGCTTCGCCGCGATTCCCCACAACCTGCTGATATACCAGATGCAAGGGGCCCTTGCCACGCAGCGCCTTGGCGCCACGTCCCGTTCGATGCTCGGCGAGACGCCGCTCGACATCGGTGGTGATGCCGGTGTAGAGCGCGCCACTGGCCGTCTCGATCATGTAGAGATGCCACTGCCGAGAGGCTGCACTCTCCACACTCTCGGCATCCTCCACA contains these protein-coding regions:
- a CDS encoding GIY-YIG nuclease family protein, with amino-acid sequence MKSGSVEDAESVESAASRQWHLYMIETASGALYTGITTDVERRLAEHRTGRGAKALRGKGPLHLVYQQVVGNRGEALRLEAGVKRMSAQGKRRWVAERRVDA